A single region of the Amia ocellicauda isolate fAmiCal2 chromosome 8, fAmiCal2.hap1, whole genome shotgun sequence genome encodes:
- the LOC136755167 gene encoding uncharacterized protein LOC136755167, whose amino-acid sequence MALASGHWIDKEIKGDPPSPRHGHAMAVAGNIAFLFGGVSTLHSLDHQPKYFNDFYMLTVLPAAVSWEVMPQTGAIPPVREGHSLCVIKGKLYLFGGSSDAQAKECLPGVYCFNIELLAWERMRTSGRSVRSLGHSAAAVGDNIYVFGGIVDGVPGDDLLMFNTVSLTWTPVKASGALPAARFNHALAVISEQLYVFGGCSEEGGYYSDVHVLNTETLAWQRLELKGDSPSGGARQTFTAHHDKDIYLFGGTSTRKHGISTSTNEIHKLSIAKTKWKVPLYVGIPPARRRGHTAFILHGHMYVFGGTNEEQEFNDLKVMKLINPSERQPIMKEILSEFGIQGVSHAFAPTRVPNVKYELTAPHSPARTDSPPPVQTAGPRDFSAVRNEAMELINRAFAILDNEFHKLDNERSELASGARDLQRERDAYSSQYQLQQQELQEMLERHKAQNEAWLRARAQENDRERKELCKLREEVLREQEKLKEEQNNVQKRSEQLLSIMQQFKGM is encoded by the exons ATGGCATTAGCAAGTGGCCATTGGATTGACAAAGAGATCAAAGGAGACCCTCCGAGCCCCAG GCATGGTCATGCAATGGCAGTAGCTGGAAATATAGCGTTCCTGTTTGGAGGTGTGTCCACTTTGCATTCCCTG GATCACCAACCAAAATATTTCAACGATTTTTACATGCTCACAG TTTTACCTGCTGCTGTGAGTTGGGAGGTCATGCCACAGACCGGGGCAATTCCACCGGTGAGAGAAGGGCATTCTCTTTG TGTGATCAAGGGAAAACTCTACCTCTTTGGAGGCTCCTCAGATGCACAAGCCAAGGAGTGCCTGCCCGGTGTGTACTGCTTTAATATCG AGTTGCTGGCATGGGAGCGGATGCGGACCAGCGGGCGCAGTGTGCGGAGTTTGGGCCACAGCGCCGCGGCCGTGGGGGACAACATCTACGTCTTTGGAGGGATCGTGGACGGCGTCCCCGGAGATGACCTGCTGATGTTCAACACAG TTTCGCTGACCTGGACTCCAGTGAAAGCCAGCGGCGCTCTTCCAGCTGCAAG GTTCAACCACGCCCTCGCAGTGATCAGTGAGCAGCTGTACGTGTTCGGAGGCTGTTCAGAGGAGGGCGGTTATTACAGTGATGTCCATGTGCTGAACACAG AGACCCTGGCCTGGCAGAGGCTCGAGCTGAAGGGGGACTCGCCCAGCGGAGGAGCCAGACAGACGTTCACCGCCCACCACGATAAG GACATCTACTTGTTCGGAGGGACATCTACCAGAAAACATGGCATCAGCACCTCCACCAATGAAATACACAAACTGAGCATCG CCAAGACGAAGTGGAAGGTGCCGCTGTACGTGGGGATCCCCCCGGCGAGGCGGCGCGGACACACAGCGTTCATCCTCCACGGTCAC ATGTACGTATTCGGAGGCACGAATGAAGAACAGGAGTTTAACGATTTAAAGGTGATGAAATTAATCAATCCCTCTGAACGGCAGCCGA TAATGAAGGAAATCCTGTCCGAGTTTGGGATCCAGGGAGTCAGCCATGC GTTTGCACCCACCCGGGTTCCCAATGTGAAGTACGAGCTCACCGCGCCGCACTCTCCTGCACGAACCGACTCCCCGCCCCCCGTGCAG ACAGCAGGACCCAGAGACTTCAGCGCTGTTCGCAACGAAGCCATGGAGCTGATCAACAGAGCCTTCGCCATATTGGACAACGAGTTTCACAAGCTCGATAA TGAGAGGTCGGAGCTGGCTAGCGGGGCACGGGATCTTCAGCGCGAAAGAGACGCCTACAGTAGCCAGTACCAACTGCAGCAACAG GAACTCCAGGAGATGCTGGAGAGGCACAAGGCCCAGAACGAGGCCTGGCTGCGGGCCCGGGCGCAGGAGAACGACCGTGAGAGGAAGGAGCTCTGCAAACTGAGG GAGGAGGTGCTGCGCGAACAAGAGAAGCTGAAGGAAGAGCAGAACAACGTCCAGAAGCGCAGCGAGCAGCTCCTCTCCATCATGCAGCAGTTCAAGGGCATGTAG
- the slc71a2a gene encoding hippocampus abundant transcript-like protein 1: MLVKKIITRDGSSHQGIGNASVTHAVIVIFLEFFAWGLLTTPMLTVLHETFPQHTFLMNGLIQGVKGFLSFMSAPLIGALSDVWGRKSFLLVTVFFTCIPIPLMRISPWWYFAMISVSGVFSVTFSVIFAYVADVTQEHERSTAYGLVSATFAASLVTSPAIGAYLSANYGDNLVVLVATIVALVDICFILLAVPESLPEKMRPASWGAPISWEQADPFASLKKVGKDSTVLLICITVFLSYLPEAGQYSSFFLYLRQVIGFSSTTIAAFIAVVGILSIIAQTVFLSMLMKSLGNKNTVLLGLGFQMLQLAWYGFGSEPWMMWAAGAVAAMSSITFPAVSALVSRSAEPDQQGVVQGMITGIRGLCNGLGPALYGFIFFMFNVELNEIDPTTAVQAPPDEKAILSGPPFLFGACAVLLAFLVALFIPEHGSPVAKACGGRKHSTGAGGPQSMAPLPGSDEDVEPLLQDSTV; encoded by the exons ATGCTGGTGAAGAAGATCATAACGCGGGATGGCAGCTCT catCAGGGCATTGGAAATGCCAGCGTCACCCATGCGGTGATCGTCATTTTCCTGGAGTTCTTCGCCTGGGGTTTGTTAACGACTCCGATGCTCACT GTCCTTCACGAGACATTCCCACAGCATACCTTCTTGATGAATGGGCTGATACAAGGTGTGAAG GGCTTCCTGTCGTTCATGAGCGCCCCTCTGATCGGCGCACTGTCGGACGTGTGGGGCCGCAAGTCCTTCCTGCTTGTCACCGTGTTCTTCACCTGCATCCCCATCCCCCTGATGAGGATCAGCCCCTG GTGGTACTTTGCCATGATTTCTGTGTCTGGAGTCTTTTCTGTCACCTTCTCGGTCATCTTTGCGTACGTGGCTGACGTCACCCAGGAACACGAGAGGAGTACGGCCTACGGACTG GTATCTGCCACGTTTGCCGCCAGTCTGGTGACGAGCCCGGCCATCGGCGCCTACCTGTCGGCCAACTATGGGGACAACCTGGTGGTGCTGGTGGCCACGATCGTCGCTCTGGTGGACATCTGCTTCATCCTGCTGGCTGTGCCCGAGTCGCTGCCCGAGAAGATGAGGCCGGCTTCGTGGGGGGCGCCCATCTCCTGGGAGCAGGCCGATCCCTTTGCC TCGCTGAAGAAGGTGGGCAAGGACTCCACGGTGCTGCTCATCTGCATCACAGTCTTCCTGTCCTACCTGCCGGAGGCCGGGCAGTACTCCAGCTTCTTCCTCTACCTGAGACAG gtaATCGGCTTCTCCTCGACCACCATCGCCGCTTTTATCGCCGTGGTGGGGATCCTCTCCATCATAGCCCAG ACAGTGTTTCTCAGCATGCTGATGAAGTCGCTGGGGAACAAGAACACGGTGCTGTTGGGCCTGGGCTTCCAGATGCTGCAGCTGGCCTGGTACGGGTTCGGGTCCGAGCCTTG GATGATGTGGGCGGCGGGAGCCGTGGCGGCCATGTCCAGCATCACCTTCCCAGCGGTCAGCGCCCTGGTGTCCCGCAGCGCGGAGCctgaccagcagg GTGTGGTCCAGGGCATGATCACCGGCATCAGAGGCCTGTGCAACGGCCTGGGCCCGGCGCTGTACGGCTTCATCTTCTTCATGTTCAACGTGGAGCTGAACGAGATCGACCCAACCACGGCCGTGCAGGCCCCTCCGGACGAG AAAGCCATCCTctccggcccgcccttcctcttTGGCGCCTGCGCGGTCCTCCTCGCCTTCCTGGTGGCCTTATTCATCCCTGAGCACGGCAGCCCGGTGGCCAAGGCTTGCGGCGGCCGCAAGCACAGTACCGGTGCCGGCGGCCCCCAGAGCATGGCGCCCCTGCCTGGCAGCGACGAGGACGTCGAGCCCCTGCTGCAGGACAGCACCGTGTGA